TGAACGACGAGATGTTCGCAGGGATTTCCTCTCTGATTCGATTCCCGACACTATTCTTCAACGGCTGTTATTGGCCTCTCATCATGCCGGTTCCGTGGGGTTTATGCAGCCATGGGATTTTCTGGTCATTCGTCACCCCGAGACCAAACAAGCCGTGAAAGACCTGTTCCTTCAGGCGAATAAAGAGGCGGCTCGTCGGTATGAAGGACCGAAAGCCGATTTGTACCGTGGGCTCAAGCTGGAGGGCATTCAGGAAGCTCCCGTTAATATCTGTGTGACCTGTTCCCGTGACCGAGGTGGCCCATCCGTGTTAGGTCGTGCCACGGCTCCCGAAACCGATTTGTATAGTACATGCTGTGCCATTCAAAACCTCTGGCTTGCGGCACGCGCCGAAGGTATTGGGGTCGGTTGGGTGTCCATTCTGGATTATGATCTTTTAAAAAAAGTCTTAGGCATTCCTCCAGCTGTTTGGGTCGTTGCCTATTTGTGTGTTGGATATGTGAAGAGCTTTGCTCATCAACCGGATCTTGAAAAAGCAGGATGGCGGAAACGAATGTCACTTGAGGAACTCGTGCATTATGAGAGGTGGGGAAAGCGCGGTGGTGATGAGTCCGCTCTTTCTGGTCCTGACCTCAAGGCCAGATAAGACGGTGGTCGTATGCTTGGAGTCCGGGAGGACATAAGTGGATGAAGAGATGATCTCTCCACTTCAGATCGATCTGCGACCCAATTGTCTGGTTGCGCGGTTTCCAGGGTTGTTCACGTGTCTGAGTTGGGCGCCCTGGAATGGTGGGGAAGCTTCTGCTTCCGTGGTCGCCAATTTACAAGTAGGCCTTAACGGATCTTCCGCGGCGGCCTCGCCGGCGGAGGATTGGGAAGTTTTATTTCAAGCCCACTCTCTTATTCCCGAAGAGACCATCGGATTAATGACTGCTGCGACTGTGAGTGCGTTTGCCAACCGTTTTCGCTTTGCATCCGGGGCCTGGGTGCATGCCCTTGCGACGGTCGGATTATCGAATGCCCGCTCCGTCCTTGATCATGCCGATGTTGAGCTGGGACAGCAAACCCCTTCGTCCGGAACGGTCAATGTGGTGGTGGCGACCAATGCCCTTCCGACAATTGCCGGACGAATCGAGGCGATACATATTGCCTCCTCAGCAAAAACTGCAGCCTTTCGGGATAGCGGTGTCACCAGTCGCAAGTCCAATCTTCTTGCGGACCTCACAGGTACCGATTGTCTCGTGGTAGGGGCCAGCGGTAAAATTGAAGAAGATCAGTGTGGCCTTCACACGATTCTTGGGGAAATGATTGCTCGCACCGTATATACGTCGGTGTCAGAAGGGATCGCGAGATGCAGGAAGGCTGAAGTCTTAAGGTCGTATAATAATTAACAATACGATGGTGATCACATGTCTCTTAGCCCCGACACGACTAAAGACCAAGCCAATTATTCAACTTTTTCCTGGAGACTTCTACAATGCGCATATCTAAAGTGTATACCCGTACAGGTGATGCGGGGAAAACCCGATTGGCTGGAGGACAGGAGGTCTGGAAAGATTCCGTTCGGGTGGAAGCCTATGGCACCGTGGATGAATTGAATTCAATGCTTGGTTTGGCTCGGGTGTCGAATGGACAAGCCGCAACGAATGTTGAGGTGTCTGCGCGTATGGGAACCATCTTAAAGTGGGTGCAAAATAAACTGTTTGATTTGGGTGGGATCCTCGCCACAGCCCAGGGGGAATCGTTTCCGAATATGCCGACGGTGACATCGGAAGATGTCGTCCACTTGGAACATCTTATTGATGAGTGCCAAAAAGACCTGACCCCCTTGAAAGAATTTATTTTACCTGGCGGGGGGCAACTCGCCGCATTACTGCATGTGGCCCGCACAATTTGTCGTCGTGCTGAGCGGCTTTGCGTCACCCTGTCGAAGGAAGAATCCATGGACAAGGAATTGGTCGTTTTTCTCAATCGGCTGAGTGACGCGCTGTTTGTGTTTGCGCGTTGGGTCACGAAAAAACAGGGAGAAGCTGAATTTCTGTGGGAACGGGAACCGGCAACCTCTCAAAAGTCGTAACGTAGTCCCCTTTCGGGTATCGGTGTTCAGAGCGTATACCGGGATGATTGCACAGTTTGATGCGAGGAGGAGTAAGGTCATGCGTTCCGTCCGTCAATCACATCAGCGTTCGGGGGGAGATTCGCTCTCTTCGCCGGTAGCTGTTTCCGGTCCTCGCTTAGCCCAGAAACAAACTCATGTGCCATCAAAGCTGATTTTTGTCCTTGGAGGGGCGCGGTCCGGAAAAAGTTCTTTTGCCTTACAACAGGGAAAGGTCAAATCCCCTCGAGCATTCGTCGCAACGGGAGAGCCGATCGATCAGGAAATGGCCGGTCGAATTCAGAAACATCAGCGGTCGCGGGGCCGTGGTTGGGTGACCATTGAAATGCCTACCGGAATTTCCGAATGGTTGGCCGAGCAGGGTTCAGGCTATCCCAGTATTGTGGTGGATTGTTTAACACTGTGGCTGAATAATCTCTTGCGAAATAAGGTGCGACCTTCGCAAGTCCCAACATATGTCAGGGCCTTCCTTCGGTCGGCTCGCGCCTGTCCCGGTCAGATTGTCGTGGTCAGCAATGAGTTAGGACTCGGGTTGGTGCCCGGGGATGCGATCAGCCGGTCATTTCGGGATGTGGCGGGCCGGATGAATCAACTCGTGGCGGCTGAAGCTGATGAAGTCTATTTTCTGGTGAGTGGGCTGCCCCTCAGACTGAAGTAGCCGATGAGCTATTCTTCTCCATTCATTCAGGAAACTCTCTCGGCGATTCAACCGGTCGCACAGGCGGATATGTGTCGCGCTCAAGTGTTATGGGACCGACTGACGAAACCTCCGGGCAGCCTTGGCCGACTTGAGTCCTTAGGGGCTCAGTACGTGGCGATAACTCTGTCGCTTCCCGTAAAAAATCCGGATGCAATGATGTTCGTTCTGGCTGCCGATCACGGTGTGACAGGAGAAGGGGTGAGCGCCTATCCCTCATCCGTCACGGTTCAAATGGTCAAAAATTTTTTACAAGGCGGGGCAGCGATCAATGTCCTAGCGCGTCAGGTTGGAGCCCAGGTTCGCGTAGTGGATATGGGCGTTCAAGAGGACATGGGTGCACCACCCGGTTTGTGGGTGAGAAAGGTCGGGTTGGGAACCCGCAATATGTGTGAAGGTCCTGCTATGAGTCATGACCAAGCCGTCCAAAGTGTGGAAGAAGGTATCCGTCTTGTCCAGGAAGCCTATGCTGACGGGATCCGGTTAATCGGAATCGGAGAAATGGGCATTGGGAATACCACTATCAGCAGTGCCATTACGGCAGTCATGACGCGTCATCCTGTGGCCGACGTGACCGGGAAAGGCACAGGAGTTGATGCGTTGCAATTGGCGAAAAAGATTCAGGTGATTGAACGGAGCATTCAACGAAATGCACCGGACGCGCAGGAGCCTTTGGATGTGCTGGCGAAGGTCGGAGGATTTGAAATCGGCGGATTGGTAGGAATTCTTCTGGGTGGGGCGGCATGTCGCGTGCCTGTGGTCCTGGATGGGTTCATTACCGGAGCCGCCGCCTTGCTGGCCGTCGCCCTGGAACCCCATTGCCAGGCCTACATGATTCCTTCTCATGTCTCTGCGGAACCCGGACATCGTTTGGCCATGGACTCGTTAGGGTTTCGTCCGCTGTTGGATTTGGACCTTCGGCTTGGGGAGGGCACAGGAGCCTGTTTGGCTATCGGATTGCTTCAATTGAGTTTGGCCTGTCTGACGCAAATGGCCACATTCGAAAGTGCAGGCGTGGATGAGGCCGTACGCCCCTTTCCGGAAATGGCATGAGGAGTCTATGGGCTTCGTTTTCTTTGGCGTGGCACCTTCTGACGACCATTCCTCTTCCAGGAGGTTCGGGTACGAAGATTCCATTAGAGAGGTTCGGAGCTTCCCTTCGCTGGTTTCCTCTGATTGGTTTTCTGCTTGGCGCGAGCCTTGTCATGATCGATCGATTGTTGGAGAGCGTCTTTCCTCCCGTAGTTGTGAATTTGGTGATGCTGACTCTCTATGTGCTGGTCACGGGAGGCCTCCATCTTGATGGTTGGGCGGATACGGTTGATGCACTTTCAGGGGGAAGGGATCCCGATCATCGGCTGAAGATTCTCCGGGATTCTCGAATCGGTGCCCTTGGAGCTACAGGGTTGGTGTTGATTCTTGGACTTCGCTATGCCGGATTTCTGACCCTGCCAGTAGGATTTCGAGAGGGCATGTTGTTCTGTATGCCGGCTATTGGGCGATGGGCGATGGTGATCGGTTGCTGGGGTGTTGTCTATCCACGATCGGAAGGATTGGCTGCGCAGTTTATTCGGACGGTGACGTGGCGCGATGTTCTGGTGGCCACAACGGTTGTGGGATTGGGGTTGTGGGGAATGTTCGATGCGGTCACAGCCGCTATGCTGATGATAGTTGTGTGCCTTGTGGTTCGATCTGTAGTCTGGTGGATCTCCAAAAAGTTTGGCGGTATCACGGGAGATATACTGGGAGCGATGAATGAGGGGATCGAAGTGCTCTTTCTGATCTTGGGTCCGGTCCTCCTCGTGTATTCGAAGTTTGGAGAATAATTAACAGGGCCATTCATGAACGGGAGGCCGATGTATCATGACACGAACCTATCCTAAGCAGTGCGAACGTTGCGGTCGACCTTTTGAGTGCGGACTCTCCCGATGTTGGTGTAAAGATGTCCCTGTGAGCGATGCCCAATATGACAGTATCGCGAAACGTTATGATGACTGCGTGTGTCCGACTTGTCTTGCAGAATTGACTGGAAACAACTCTGCCCCTTCCGGTTCAAAAATCCCGGGCTAACGGTGGCGGATGACCTGACGGGGTTCAAATTTCTGGCGGTGTGCGCCCTTGATCTGATGATAGGCGATCCCCGCTGGTTGCCTCATCCCGTTCGCCTGATGGGGTTCATCATTCACGCATATGAACGCCTGACGTTAGAGCGAATCTCTAGCCCATGGACAAAAAGAACAGCCGGGTTTGTATTGGCCGTGGGGCTTCCCCTTGGATGCTTTTTTGTGACCCAGGGCATCCTGGAATGGGCTGAACTGGTGCATGAACAATTCGGCACAGTGATATGGGTGGTCCTGGGCTCTACCACTCTTGCTGGGCGGGATTTGTGGGTTCATGCCATGCGGGTCCATCGGGCATTGAGAATGGGATCACTCGTATCGGCTCGGGTTGAGATAGGCCGGTTAGTCGGGCGGGACACTGCCGACCTTTCAGAAGAAGGGATTGTTCGGGCGACAGTGGAATCCGTATCTGAGAATACCTCCGATGGCATCGTGGCGCCGATAATTTATCTCGCGTTGGGAGGACCTGCCTGTGCCATGGCCTATAAAGCAATCAGTACGTTGGACTCGATGGTTGGTTATCGTACCGATCGCTATCGTGACTTTGGATGGGCATCCGCACGAGCCGATGATCTCGTCAATTGGGTCCCGGCTCGGCTTACAGCGGTGGCTATGAGTGTCGCGGCGGCGATTCGATTGGGCTCCGGCGTCTCAGCCTGGCAAATCTGTCGACGGGATGCGTGGCGTCACCCCAGCCCGAATAGTGGATGGCCCGAAGCGGCCATGGCCGGTGCTCTTGGGGTGCAACTCGGTGGAGGTAATATGTATGGAGGGGTGCTAGAAGTACGCGCCAGGTTAGGTGATCCGATCACATCCTGTTCCATGGCGCTCATTCCTGTGGCGTTACAAGTCATGGGGATAGCCTATGGGATACTGGTTATGGGGATCATGGCTTGGGTGATGTGGTGACCCAGCCGGTTGTGCATGGGGGGCAGGTTCATCAAATCGCAAAGGCGCTCGACCGGCCGGTGGACTCCTTTATTGATTTCAGTGCCAGTATTAATCCGTTTGGTCCACCCACCCCAGTGTTGAATGCGATGCAGCAAGCCTTACCTGCTTGCGGACATTATCCCGATCCAACTGCTGAAAAATTGCGCACACGCCTGGCCAAAGAGCATGGGATCTCATCGGACTCGATTGTGTTGGGTAACGGGTCATCTGAATTAATTCGGATCTTACCTCGGGCTCTGTCCCTTTGCCAGGGATATGTGGCAGGTCCTACGTTCATGGAGTATGAGGCGTCTCTTCATATCGCGGGCGCGCGCTGTACGTATGCCCTGGCCACGTCTGCGGAAAAGTATACTCCTCCCATGGGACAGCTTTCGCTTTTGGTGGACGGTATCCGTTCCGGTTCTCAGAAGGATGCGTTCAGTCACGAGGAATCATTTACGGCTGTGTTTGTGTGTAATCCGAACAGTCCAACGGGAAGAGTGGTTTCGGCCCGATCTCTTCGAACCCTTTATCGGCAAATTGAACAAGCCGGGCTTTGGATGGTGGTTGACGAAGCCTTTATTGATTTTTGCCCCTCCCATTCCCTCATTAAAGAAATTCCGAACGCCAGACGATTGCTTATTCTCAGAAGTTTTACGAAATTTTTTGGTATGCCGGGAATTCGTCTCGGGTACTTGGTGGGGGCGCCGGAGACGGTTTCCAAAATCCGCCGGTTGCTCCCTCCGTGGTCGGTTAGCCAGTTTGCCCAGGAGGCCGGTGTCGCGGCATTGGATGACGTCAAGTACCGACTGCGAAGTGTGAAGTTTATTCAACAGGAACGACAACGATTTATGACGCGATTACGTGGAGTCCCTGGACTGCGGATCATTCCGGCATCCGCGAATTTTGTGATGGTGGAGTTACCTTCGAAATGTGTGACAGCCAATCTTGTTTCACAACTGACACGACAGGGAATCCTCGTTCGGGATTGTCAGACATTTTCCGGAATGACTCAGCCGGCACTTCGCATTGCCATTCGCTACCCACGTGAGAATAATAGGGTGATACATGCCTTAAAAAAGGCATTACGAGACAGCTGAAATCAAGAACCGGCAGACTGCCGATTGCCGGATAGGCCTATGTATTCAGTCAGGGGGATGTTAGAGGGAAAAGTTAAGCGGAGGAGGCACGTAGGAATCATGTGTGCTATAACACCAAGAGGACGCCGGTCGCCACATGATCGGATGTCTCTGGATCCGGAATGATGTTCTCATAAAGAAGTTTTTCAAAAACTACAATGGATAATAAGCATGTCGACTCAATTTAAAAAGATCATCGGGTATCTTCTCGTTATTTTCCTGGTCATAGGATTTTTTCTGCTGTATCGCTATGTCCAGCCGGCGGGGTATCACCTTCCAGATGACCCGCTTGCGTTGGAAGCGTTGGAGTTGGTCAAACAGCACCGATCCCGGCAAGGCTATACGCTGGACGAAGCGGTTCAGTTAATGGTGGATGATTTGAAAACTAAAGGTATTCCGTTTCATGAAGGAGATTGGCAGGTAGCCGCACAGGGCGAGGATAAATATATGGTACGTAAAATTGTGCGGGAGAAGGGTTCCGTGGAGTGGATCGAGCGGGAATATGCCTGGAGAGTGGATAGCAAGGAAAAGTCTATTCGCGTGATCTCGTTAGCCGCCCAACAATTGATGCCGTTTGAGAACTTGCCGCCCCTCCCCCATGGGGATCAAATTTCATCCCTTCCGGACATGATGCTGAATTTACCTGTTTTGGGCTAGTTCGAAGAAGAATCTGCTAAGGGCATTCTCCTCATGTAAACAGCGTACTGGATCTACCTGGATGTCTCGGAGTGACCGCGATCTGTGTTGTGGTGAATAGGCAGTGAAAGGTGTTGGTAGAAAGGGCTTATTCCAAATTCCAGAGTTGTTAGGATTCTATAATTGCCTATTCTCTGGTGTTGGTGGGGCGATATGGATGATGCCATCAACCACCTGTACTTTATAACACGGCACGTTCCAGCTCGGGCTCGGGTTTTTCTGGCAAACCCCTGTTTTGATATCAAACTTCCATCCGTGCCAGGGGCATTCGACGAGGTTTCCCTCTACAAAACCCTCTCCCAGTGGCCCTCCGGCATGGGGACAGGTATTATCAAGGGCATAGATCACACCTTCCACATTAAATAAGGCAATACCGTGGTCCTGGAACTCAATACTTTGGCAGGTGCCTGGAGGGAGATCTTGAATCTTGGCAACTGGATGGAAGTTCAAGGACATGGTCAACTCTAAGCGGCCAAAACCCCTAATATATCAACTTCTTCCTGGCGCAACAAGAGCCCTATGGTCTCTCTTGATTCTCTGGATTCGTCGGTGATATAGGAACAGGGTTTCCTTCAACCCGGCGAGGTCTCTGGAGTACGTTTGTATGGAAATGACTCTCCTACTCAATGCTACCTATGAGCCATTGCGAGTTGTGCACTGGCAAAAGGCCATCAATTTGTTATGGCAAGGAAAAGTCGAAGTCCTTGAATTTTATGATCGGGATATTCGAGGGGTGTCCATTTCCTTTAAATTGCCTTCCGTGATGCGTCTTCTCAACATGGTCAAGCTTCGTTCGAATCATCATGCGGTGAAATTTTCTCGTATCAATATTTTTACCCGTGACCGGTATACCTGCCAATATTGCTATGCACGGTTTCGCACCGAAGAATTGACGTTTGATCATGTGGTGCCTATTGCCAAAGGTGGGAAGAAAACCTGGGAAAACATTGTGACAGCATGTTGGCGATGTAATAACCGGAAAAGCGGGCGTGTTCCCCATGAGGCAGGGATGAAACTACTCAAGGAGCCCGTCAAGCCTAAATGGACCCCCCGGCTGACACTGATGATCGGTATCCGCCACGCTCCGGAAAGTTGGCGGGATTATTTATATTGGAATGTGGAATTGGATGCGGATTCCTAAACCTTCCTGCTCTCCTGGTTCCTGATGGGGTCAGCGGGGCCATCTTTTTTTGGTTCCCGGTGACGGACCACCTAACGCGGAACTTCATGCTCTCCCAAGAAGCGAATCCGAGGTCTTTCTCGGACCCGAGCAGGAATGGTGCGCGATGAGACGAGGCATCCCTGCTCCGTGTCTTATTCCCCGATTCCCTGAAAATGTTCATCAATGCATCAATGACCCGAATAGGCAGGACGCTCAGGAGTTATCTGCCAATCCGGGTCAAAGGATTGAGGAATCGAGCGCTTGCGCTACGATACTTCGATGAGAGGAATCGGTGCCCGCTCAGCTTGTTTCCGTAGGCCACAATTAATACACCAGAAAACCAGAAGAGACATTCCTGATTCCATGTCGACTTCCCGATCGAGCAACATCGTTCCTTGGCATTTTTCACAGCGATACATAGATGAATCTCCTGTGGTTCTACCGGTCAGGCTTTAAGGAGTCGTCAGAATCAACAGGGAAAAGAGCGTACAGGCGTTTGGCCGAGAAAATGAATGAGGACCAAAAAAATGAATAAAGCCTTGGGCACTGATTCTTCAGACGCGCTGACTCGGAGTGTGAATAAAAAATTGCATGGTCCTGAATGAAGGAATCCTAAAAAAGAGGGGCAATCTACCATAGGCAAAAAGGTAAAAGCTATGGAATTCAAGTGTGAAAATGAGAATAGGGGAGGCATGGTCCAGGTTTTGACTTAGAGAGGAAATGGAGTGAAGATTTGAGCATCATCCGGCGATTGATGCGGAAGATTCTGTCAAGGGAGGATAGTCTGATTCTCACGAAAGGGTTTTTGATGATGATTCAAAACCGACGATGGTATGGGAGGTTGTGAGTTTGGATCTTTTGCCGGACTTTCAGACCCCGGTCCCCGAAGAGCCTGAATGGGTTTCCTGGACTGATGAACAGTTGTTGAATCTCCGATTGTCCGATTTGAAGATCCGCATTTCCGGAACTGAATTGGGTCAATGCGTCCGTCAGTTATACCGCGAATTGAAGGATCACGGGTTAGTGTTTCGCCCCCATGTCTGGTTGTCCGACGATTGGTATTCACCTGATGGCACGCCGGGTCTTGCCGTGCCGTTCTATATGGGGCATCCGCGGTTGGCGAAGCTGGAACTAAATCAAATGTTGGAAGTGGAGGGCGGGACCCCGGAATGGTGTATGCGGATTCTTCGACACGAAACGGGCCATGCGATTGAGAATGCCTACCGCTTACGGCGGCGGCGCAGTCGGCAACAAATGTTCGGGCATACTTCGGTTCCGTATCCCGATTGTTATTTGCCAAAGCCCTATAGTAAAAGTTTTGTGTTGCATCTTGATATGTGGTATGCCCAGAGTCATCCAGACGAGGATTTTGCCGAAACCTTTGCCGTCTGGCTCACCCCGCACTCACATTGGCGTGAGCGTTATGCCGGATGGCCGGCACTGAAAAAATTGGAATATATGGACGGGCTGATGAAGGGGTTGGCCGGGGTTGCGCCAATTGTGACGACCAGGGAACAGGTGGACCCTATTCAGCGACTGCACAAAACGCTTCGGGAACATTATCAGGACAAGCGGGAACGGTATGGGCTGGACTACCCAAACTTTTATGACCGCGACCTGCGGCGTCTCTTTTCCGGGGATCCGGATCAATCGGCGAATCCGTCCGCGGAGAATTTTATCAGGAAATTCAGGAAAGAAGTTCGCAGGAAAGTCGCGGCATGGACGGGAGAGTATCAATATACCATTGACCAAGTTTTACAAGATATGATGGCACATTGCCGTGAACGGAATTTGCGGTTAGCTGTACCTGAAGAGCAGGCAAAGGTGGATTTTACGATTTTATTGACGGTGCAAACGATGAACTATTTGCATGGTGGACGACATCGGGTGGTGTTATGAGGAAGCTTCGCGTCATGGCCCTTATGCATCAGGATCTCGTGCCCCCCGATGATGTGGAGCATGCCGATTTGGCTGAGGTTGAATGGAAAACCGAATTTGATGTGGTCTCCACTTTACGGGATCTTGGCCATGAGGTTATGGCTGTCGGTGTCAGAGATGATTTAAGCGTGATTGATAACCTGGTAACGGATTGGAAGCCGCACATTGCGTTCAATCTGCTGGAAGAATTTAATGGCAATCCGGAGTTCGATCAAAATGTCGTGTCCTATTTGGAGCTCCTGGGAGTTCCCTATACCGGGTGTAATCCCAAGGGGCTCGTGCTCACTCGGGATAAAGGCTGGTCAAAAAAGATTATGGCCTACCATGGCATCCGATGCCCGGAGTTTGTGGTCTATCCACTGGGGCGAGGGATTAAGTGGGCAGAAGAATTTCCCTTTCCGGTCATTGTCAAATCCATTAGTGAAGAAGCGTCCCTCGGCATTTCTCAAGCATCTATCGTCCATGACGAAGACAAACTCAAAGAACGTGTTGAATTTGTGCATCAGAGTGTGGGCACGAGCGTCATCGTCGAGCGGTACATTGAAGGACGGGAACTCTATGTGGGTGTGTTAGGTAATCGACGATTACAAGCCCTGCCGGTTTGGGAGTTGCACTTAAAAAATCTTCCTCCTGATGCTCTGCCGATTGCCACGGCCCGGGTGAAATGGAGTACGAAATATCAAAAAAAATACGGGATTCAATCGGGTGAAGTTGAAGGGTTACCTCCTAAGCTGGTGCGACATATTCAACAAACGGCCAAACGGGTCTTTCATATTTTGGGATTAAACGGCTATGCCCGCATGGACTTTCGGTTAGATCCCAAGGAACACCTGTATATATTGGAAGCCAATCCCAATGCCCAACTGGCATATGGCGAAGATCTCGCCGAGTCGGCTGAACGAGCCGGTATTTCCTATGAAGCGCTGATTCAACGAATTCTGAATATCGGCTTGAGCTGGAAGCCTGAAAGCCAGCGATAACGGGGATTCTGAAAAACCTGCCAGGAGCGAAGTCGAAGGGCTGTCGGTAGGACGTTGTGCCCATTGTCTTTTGCTCTTAGATGTGGGCTGCAGAATGATTTCCTTGGGTCTGAGTTTTATTTCACAGAAAAGCGGAACTTTCTAACATTATTGTAAAATTTCAAGAGTTGATTCGTGTATTTGAGCGCAGAGCAGGGTCATGAGTTCTTTAATCCTGCTTGCCAAGTCGCAAGGGCCAATAATGGAAAGTAGTGCGAGTACAAATGGTATTTCAGATAGAAAACGTTAGGGAATCCGGTTCCTGTCATGAGTTCCTCGTCCCACCCTCCTTGCTGGTTCTGATGAGTGAGCAGCCAGTCGATTCCACGATGAACGGGTTTTGAGGTGCGATCGCCAGCCGCTTCAAGTGCAAGTAAGGCCCAGGCTGTTTGTGAAGGTGTGCTTGGGGCTGGAACAAATTCCTGCTTTTCATAGCTAGCACAGCTTTCCCCCCATCCGCCATCCTGGTTTTGGATTGACCGCACCCAGGTGGCAGCACGCTGGATTGCGGCGTTTGCAGTCGGGGAGCCACTTGCGCGAAGGCCACGCACGGCCAGGAATGTGCCATAGGTATAATTCACCCCCCAGCGTCCATCCCAACTCCCATTAGGTTGTTGATGGCCCAATAGAAATTGGACAGCACGCGCGATTGCCGGGTGTTGGTATGTATAATCACGCCGACAGAGTGCCTCCAATACCCGCCCGGTTATATCAGGGCAGCTGGGATCAAGCATGGCATTGTGGTCTGCAAATGGGACCTTATTCAGTAAGGCCCAATTATTATCGACATCAAAGGCAGCCCAACCCCCGTCTGAGGATTGCATCCCTAATAACCAGTTGATGGCACGACCTTCGGCGCGGGTCTGCCGGTCGGGATCAGAGGCCTTGGCATGCTGGAGGGCCAACAAGACCATGGCGGTGTCGTCGATATCCGGGTAGAGTTCATTCGCAAATTGGAAAGGCCATCCTCCAGGCTGCAAATCCGGTCGCTTGACCGACCAGTCTCCTTTTCGGCGAATCTCTTTGCTTAATAACCAATCGGCTGCCCGCTGCATGGCTTGCGGTTCACCAACACCGAGTTCTCCTAATGCAAACATTGAGATAGCCGTATCCCATACCGGGGACAAGCTTGGCTGAAACTGCAGAGCATCTTCTTTCTCAAGAATGAGCCCTTCAAGCTGGCCAAGTGTGTCAATGAAGTCCGGGTGGTCCCGCTCATAACCCAGAGCATCCATTGCCATGAGGGCATACATCATTCCGGGAAAAATCGCTCCCAATCCATCCGTGAACCGCATGTGATCGAGCATCCACTTCTCCGCTTCGCGTATTGCTTTGGCGCGAACATCCTTAAAGCCCCGCTTTTCCCAGAGTTTCAATATCTTGTCCACCTGATGGAACAGGAGAGAAAAGGGATCTTTTCTTGGGAGCCTCAGTTTTCGATTGGGCACCATGAGTTCGTCAACGGTCCAATTTCCGGGCACTTGGTGTTGTACTCCCGACGCCTGAAGAATAGAGAGGGGGACGACGATGGCCCGACTCCACGATGAAATTTCATACAAGACATTTCCCGGGATAAGGACCAGTTCAGGTGGAACACTCGGTGTGTACTTTCTTGGGAAGAGACCAAACATGCTCAGGTTATTCTTTGTGTAGCTATTGGTGGCTTGAAGACCTCCGAGGGCAAGGATGCGTTCACGCGCAAGCTG
Above is a window of Candidatus Nitrospira neomarina DNA encoding:
- the bluB gene encoding 5,6-dimethylbenzimidazole synthase → MKQSISQNGTGFSAEEREAVYRAIFERRDVRRDFLSDSIPDTILQRLLLASHHAGSVGFMQPWDFLVIRHPETKQAVKDLFLQANKEAARRYEGPKADLYRGLKLEGIQEAPVNICVTCSRDRGGPSVLGRATAPETDLYSTCCAIQNLWLAARAEGIGVGWVSILDYDLLKKVLGIPPAVWVVAYLCVGYVKSFAHQPDLEKAGWRKRMSLEELVHYERWGKRGGDESALSGPDLKAR
- a CDS encoding adenosylcobinamide amidohydrolase, which encodes MISPLQIDLRPNCLVARFPGLFTCLSWAPWNGGEASASVVANLQVGLNGSSAAASPAEDWEVLFQAHSLIPEETIGLMTAATVSAFANRFRFASGAWVHALATVGLSNARSVLDHADVELGQQTPSSGTVNVVVATNALPTIAGRIEAIHIASSAKTAAFRDSGVTSRKSNLLADLTGTDCLVVGASGKIEEDQCGLHTILGEMIARTVYTSVSEGIARCRKAEVLRSYNN
- a CDS encoding cob(I)yrinic acid a,c-diamide adenosyltransferase, translating into MRISKVYTRTGDAGKTRLAGGQEVWKDSVRVEAYGTVDELNSMLGLARVSNGQAATNVEVSARMGTILKWVQNKLFDLGGILATAQGESFPNMPTVTSEDVVHLEHLIDECQKDLTPLKEFILPGGGQLAALLHVARTICRRAERLCVTLSKEESMDKELVVFLNRLSDALFVFARWVTKKQGEAEFLWEREPATSQKS
- the cobU gene encoding bifunctional adenosylcobinamide kinase/adenosylcobinamide-phosphate guanylyltransferase, whose translation is MRSVRQSHQRSGGDSLSSPVAVSGPRLAQKQTHVPSKLIFVLGGARSGKSSFALQQGKVKSPRAFVATGEPIDQEMAGRIQKHQRSRGRGWVTIEMPTGISEWLAEQGSGYPSIVVDCLTLWLNNLLRNKVRPSQVPTYVRAFLRSARACPGQIVVVSNELGLGLVPGDAISRSFRDVAGRMNQLVAAEADEVYFLVSGLPLRLK
- the cobT gene encoding nicotinate-nucleotide--dimethylbenzimidazole phosphoribosyltransferase, producing MSYSSPFIQETLSAIQPVAQADMCRAQVLWDRLTKPPGSLGRLESLGAQYVAITLSLPVKNPDAMMFVLAADHGVTGEGVSAYPSSVTVQMVKNFLQGGAAINVLARQVGAQVRVVDMGVQEDMGAPPGLWVRKVGLGTRNMCEGPAMSHDQAVQSVEEGIRLVQEAYADGIRLIGIGEMGIGNTTISSAITAVMTRHPVADVTGKGTGVDALQLAKKIQVIERSIQRNAPDAQEPLDVLAKVGGFEIGGLVGILLGGAACRVPVVLDGFITGAAALLAVALEPHCQAYMIPSHVSAEPGHRLAMDSLGFRPLLDLDLRLGEGTGACLAIGLLQLSLACLTQMATFESAGVDEAVRPFPEMA
- the cobS gene encoding adenosylcobinamide-GDP ribazoletransferase — translated: MRSLWASFSLAWHLLTTIPLPGGSGTKIPLERFGASLRWFPLIGFLLGASLVMIDRLLESVFPPVVVNLVMLTLYVLVTGGLHLDGWADTVDALSGGRDPDHRLKILRDSRIGALGATGLVLILGLRYAGFLTLPVGFREGMLFCMPAIGRWAMVIGCWGVVYPRSEGLAAQFIRTVTWRDVLVATTVVGLGLWGMFDAVTAAMLMIVVCLVVRSVVWWISKKFGGITGDILGAMNEGIEVLFLILGPVLLVYSKFGE
- a CDS encoding cysteine-rich CWC family protein, which encodes MTRTYPKQCERCGRPFECGLSRCWCKDVPVSDAQYDSIAKRYDDCVCPTCLAELTGNNSAPSGSKIPG
- the cbiB gene encoding adenosylcobinamide-phosphate synthase CbiB, with amino-acid sequence MSDLSCRIDWKQLCPFRFKNPGLTVADDLTGFKFLAVCALDLMIGDPRWLPHPVRLMGFIIHAYERLTLERISSPWTKRTAGFVLAVGLPLGCFFVTQGILEWAELVHEQFGTVIWVVLGSTTLAGRDLWVHAMRVHRALRMGSLVSARVEIGRLVGRDTADLSEEGIVRATVESVSENTSDGIVAPIIYLALGGPACAMAYKAISTLDSMVGYRTDRYRDFGWASARADDLVNWVPARLTAVAMSVAAAIRLGSGVSAWQICRRDAWRHPSPNSGWPEAAMAGALGVQLGGGNMYGGVLEVRARLGDPITSCSMALIPVALQVMGIAYGILVMGIMAWVMW